In the Candidatus Electrothrix sp. GW3-4 genome, one interval contains:
- a CDS encoding hydrogenase iron-sulfur subunit: MSDYQPKILGFLCNWCCYTAADSAGVGRYQYPPSLRVVRMMCTGRLDPSFPLEGLANGADAIFVGGCHPGECHYIDGNYHALVSAALVHETLERIGISKDRFLIDWASAAEGPNFVKIITRFTEQAAELGPLGQAEGMDQEELRQKLLKAAEVARNKKVRTNLISASRAMMKSGDFSRPAIADLVAAKCDKNLTALLGGGAV; this comes from the coding sequence ATGTCTGACTATCAACCAAAAATATTAGGTTTCCTCTGTAACTGGTGCTGCTACACCGCTGCTGACTCAGCCGGGGTAGGGCGCTATCAATATCCCCCCAGTCTGCGGGTCGTCCGGATGATGTGTACCGGCAGGCTTGATCCCTCCTTTCCCCTGGAAGGCCTGGCCAACGGAGCGGACGCGATCTTTGTTGGCGGCTGCCATCCCGGTGAGTGCCATTATATTGATGGCAACTACCATGCCCTGGTCTCTGCTGCCCTGGTTCATGAGACCCTGGAGCGCATCGGCATCAGCAAGGACCGCTTTCTCATCGACTGGGCCTCGGCTGCAGAAGGCCCGAACTTTGTCAAGATCATCACCCGCTTTACCGAGCAGGCTGCCGAACTGGGGCCCTTGGGTCAGGCAGAGGGAATGGATCAGGAGGAGCTGCGGCAAAAGCTGCTCAAGGCTGCTGAAGTGGCCCGGAATAAGAAGGTCCGCACCAATTTGATCAGTGCCAGCCGGGCCATGATGAAGAGCGGTGACTTCTCCCGGCCCGCCATTGCCGACCTGGTTGCGGCCAAGTGTGATAAGAATCTGACCGCTTTGCTTGGGGGGGGAGCTGTATGA
- the fdhF gene encoding formate dehydrogenase subunit alpha: MSMTVSLTINGQPFRLAADQIILAAAKEAGIEIPHLCHLPGKSDADPPCLLCLVEVNGKRARACVTRIAEGMVIETETPALVEHRKERLGQLAACHYGDCKAPCSLACPGSINVQGYISLIGQQQFSAALQLIREKNPLPGIVCRVCPTFCEHTCRRALLDEAIAINNLKRFAFDAAFQHPLPAEKVAPATAHKAAIIGGGPTGLSAAWFLRKQGHSVTIFEAGPALGGAARTAIPAFKLPKENLAREIETVLSLGVEVRTRTAWGRDFSLTDLQQQGFGAIFIATGLAGHKKLSVPGNELVQDGLAFLAQVNQGSLTSLAGKVLVVGGSKVAIEAARTALRLGADEVLLIHDRPAVRMTAYEKDIRAAQGEQVQLQMLTALLAVRQEDETTLSAELTRTELVDDDVRSMPVAREGSSLRWQGGLILNCRGRQADEVLLSFGELESRLELTPKKTLKVRVATMETNLPGVYAGGEVASGPRSVIQAINAGRKAAEAIHRQFGGAELGVADGRFNFSKGRSLDAVDMGNYRGRAIQARTVLPERAGKERCRDFSQTELGYTEEMALREARRCLECGCTGLSKCELRPLCRDHKVSARSAPSRQRGEVDHSHPFIRLDADRCIGCQRCQRSCEFDAFVFKQGDPVPLLTIKGNCVSCGACVDACPTGALTKKQLTLPLLPAEAEQVRSVCTYCGTGCSVDIAVKNSTIIEIKALVDAPPNNGDLCVKGRFGFDFYRHPERLTRPLIRERLDQPFRQASWQEALAFAAAGFRRIQEEQGPEALGILSSSRCENEVNYLAQKFCRTVFRSNSVDNCARVCHAPSVSGLRIALGSGAATNALADIEGAEVLLISGSNLAEAHPVVGMKVRRALHKGARLIVIDPRQTEMARLADIHLQLIPGTNVPLLNSLLHAILDEGLEDKGFVAARTENLDRVREHVAAYAPEAMAEQTGVAAELVRQAARLYCATTKGMILYGLGMTEHRNGTQGVMGLANIALASGNVGRRNAGICPLRGQNNVQGSCDMGALPYVYSGYQDVGDEAAWKRMSRNWGMELPETAGLTEPEMYEAARKGRFKGLYCIGYDPLHTQADVHNIRAAFAQLDMVVVQDIFRTKTCEMAHVVLPAACFYEKDGTFTNAERRIRRIRKAVDPPGEARPDWQIVCDLAQVMGQTMAQTMGQDTGQAMTYPDAAAVMDEIAACSPFIAGVSYARLEGEGLVWPCPSSEHPGTPILHQEDFTRGKGWFSVLANVETLERPDADYPLILVTGRRREHYNNGSMTRRCAGLIKLLPEEQLDIHPADAARLGISDGQQVWVRSRRAELEITACVTERCRPGSVFMAFHHEEPLTNLLTSPGLDEIALTPEYKACAVSISPVTPPGDGA; the protein is encoded by the coding sequence ATGAGTATGACCGTATCCCTGACCATCAACGGCCAGCCGTTCCGTCTGGCTGCTGACCAGATCATCCTGGCTGCGGCCAAAGAGGCGGGGATTGAAATTCCCCATCTCTGCCACCTGCCAGGAAAGAGCGATGCCGACCCACCCTGTCTGCTCTGCCTGGTGGAGGTGAACGGAAAACGAGCACGGGCCTGCGTAACCCGGATTGCCGAGGGTATGGTGATAGAGACCGAGACGCCAGCATTGGTCGAGCACCGCAAGGAACGGTTGGGCCAGCTGGCCGCTTGCCATTACGGCGACTGTAAGGCCCCATGCAGCCTGGCCTGCCCAGGCTCGATCAACGTCCAGGGCTATATCAGTCTGATCGGCCAGCAACAGTTCAGCGCCGCCCTCCAGTTGATCCGGGAGAAGAATCCCCTGCCCGGCATTGTCTGCCGGGTCTGTCCGACCTTTTGCGAGCATACCTGCCGTCGTGCCCTGCTGGATGAGGCCATTGCCATCAACAACCTGAAACGCTTTGCCTTTGATGCTGCATTTCAGCATCCCCTGCCAGCGGAGAAGGTAGCCCCGGCCACGGCTCATAAGGCAGCGATCATCGGTGGCGGTCCTACCGGTCTGAGTGCGGCCTGGTTCCTGCGCAAGCAGGGCCACAGCGTCACCATTTTCGAGGCTGGTCCGGCCCTGGGTGGGGCAGCCCGCACCGCCATTCCTGCCTTTAAGCTGCCCAAGGAAAATCTGGCCCGGGAGATTGAAACTGTCCTTTCCCTGGGAGTTGAGGTCAGGACCCGCACTGCCTGGGGCCGGGATTTTTCCCTGACCGATCTCCAGCAGCAGGGCTTTGGGGCGATCTTCATTGCCACGGGTCTTGCTGGGCATAAAAAATTAAGCGTACCAGGCAACGAGCTGGTCCAGGACGGCCTGGCATTCCTTGCCCAGGTCAATCAGGGCAGCCTGACCTCCCTGGCTGGCAAGGTCTTGGTGGTCGGGGGCAGCAAGGTCGCCATTGAGGCGGCCCGCACGGCCCTGCGCCTGGGCGCAGATGAGGTTCTGCTGATCCATGATCGGCCTGCGGTGCGCATGACGGCTTATGAGAAAGATATTCGGGCGGCGCAGGGAGAACAGGTCCAGCTGCAGATGCTGACCGCCCTGCTGGCGGTCCGGCAGGAAGATGAGACTACACTGAGCGCCGAGCTGACCCGAACAGAGCTTGTGGATGATGATGTGCGGAGCATGCCGGTGGCGAGAGAGGGTTCCTCGCTGCGCTGGCAGGGCGGCCTCATCCTCAACTGCCGGGGGCGGCAGGCGGATGAGGTCTTGCTCTCTTTTGGCGAGCTGGAGAGTAGGCTGGAGCTCACCCCGAAAAAGACCCTCAAGGTCAGGGTGGCCACCATGGAGACCAATCTGCCCGGCGTCTATGCGGGTGGCGAGGTGGCCAGCGGGCCGCGCTCGGTGATTCAGGCGATCAATGCGGGCCGTAAGGCCGCTGAGGCCATCCATCGTCAGTTTGGCGGGGCAGAGCTGGGGGTGGCAGACGGCCGCTTCAACTTCAGCAAGGGCCGCAGCTTGGATGCCGTGGACATGGGGAATTATAGGGGCAGGGCGATCCAGGCACGAACCGTGCTGCCGGAGCGGGCAGGAAAAGAACGTTGCCGCGATTTCAGTCAGACCGAGCTGGGCTATACGGAAGAAATGGCACTGCGTGAGGCCCGGCGTTGCCTGGAATGCGGCTGCACCGGTCTGAGTAAGTGCGAGCTGCGACCTCTCTGCCGGGATCATAAGGTCTCGGCAAGATCGGCTCCCAGCCGACAACGGGGTGAGGTGGACCATTCCCATCCCTTTATCCGTCTTGATGCGGATCGCTGTATCGGCTGCCAACGCTGCCAGCGCTCCTGCGAGTTTGATGCCTTTGTTTTCAAACAGGGCGACCCGGTGCCCTTGCTGACCATCAAGGGTAACTGTGTCTCCTGCGGGGCCTGCGTCGATGCCTGCCCTACCGGTGCCCTGACCAAGAAGCAGCTGACCTTGCCCCTGTTGCCCGCTGAGGCCGAACAGGTGCGTAGCGTTTGTACCTACTGCGGCACGGGCTGCTCTGTGGATATTGCCGTGAAAAACAGTACCATCATCGAGATCAAGGCCTTGGTCGACGCCCCACCCAATAACGGCGATCTCTGCGTCAAGGGCCGCTTTGGCTTTGACTTCTATCGTCATCCTGAGCGCCTGACCAGGCCCCTGATCCGGGAACGGCTGGACCAGCCCTTTCGCCAGGCAAGCTGGCAAGAGGCCCTGGCCTTTGCTGCGGCAGGCTTCAGGCGTATCCAGGAAGAGCAGGGGCCGGAGGCCCTCGGGATCCTCTCCTCGTCCCGTTGCGAGAACGAGGTTAACTACCTGGCCCAAAAGTTCTGTCGGACCGTGTTCCGCAGTAACTCGGTGGATAACTGTGCCCGGGTCTGCCATGCCCCGTCGGTGAGCGGCCTGCGCATTGCTCTGGGCAGTGGGGCCGCCACCAACGCCCTGGCAGACATCGAAGGTGCTGAGGTGCTGCTGATCAGCGGCTCCAATCTGGCTGAGGCCCATCCGGTAGTGGGGATGAAGGTGCGTCGTGCCCTGCACAAGGGGGCCCGGCTGATCGTCATTGACCCGCGTCAAACCGAGATGGCCCGGCTGGCCGACATCCACCTCCAGCTTATTCCCGGCACCAACGTCCCCCTGCTCAACTCCCTGCTCCACGCCATTCTGGATGAGGGCCTGGAGGACAAGGGCTTCGTTGCTGCCCGGACCGAGAACCTGGACCGAGTACGCGAGCATGTGGCTGCCTATGCGCCAGAGGCCATGGCCGAGCAGACCGGAGTTGCTGCGGAGCTGGTCCGCCAGGCGGCCCGGCTCTATTGTGCGACCACCAAGGGCATGATCCTCTACGGGCTGGGCATGACCGAGCACCGTAACGGTACCCAGGGGGTGATGGGTCTGGCCAATATCGCCCTGGCCTCCGGCAATGTGGGACGACGCAACGCAGGCATCTGCCCCCTGCGGGGGCAGAATAACGTCCAGGGCTCCTGCGATATGGGGGCCCTGCCCTATGTCTATTCCGGGTATCAGGATGTGGGGGATGAGGCCGCCTGGAAACGGATGAGCAGGAACTGGGGCATGGAGCTCCCTGAAACCGCAGGCCTGACCGAGCCGGAAATGTACGAGGCTGCCCGCAAGGGCAGGTTCAAGGGGCTGTACTGCATCGGCTATGACCCGCTCCATACTCAGGCCGACGTCCATAATATTCGTGCTGCCTTTGCCCAGCTGGACATGGTGGTGGTCCAGGATATCTTCCGGACCAAGACCTGTGAGATGGCCCATGTGGTCCTGCCTGCAGCTTGCTTTTACGAGAAGGACGGTACCTTTACCAATGCCGAGCGGCGGATTCGGCGTATCCGTAAGGCCGTAGACCCGCCCGGTGAGGCCCGGCCTGACTGGCAGATCGTCTGTGATCTGGCCCAGGTAATGGGTCAGACTATGGCACAGACTATGGGGCAGGATACAGGGCAGGCTATGACCTATCCTGATGCGGCCGCAGTGATGGATGAGATCGCGGCCTGTTCTCCCTTCATAGCTGGCGTCAGCTATGCCCGTCTGGAAGGGGAGGGGCTGGTCTGGCCCTGCCCGAGCAGCGAGCATCCCGGTACCCCGATCCTCCATCAAGAGGATTTCACCCGGGGCAAGGGCTGGTTCTCGGTCCTGGCCAATGTCGAGACCCTGGAACGGCCTGATGCAGACTACCCCCTCATCCTGGTCACAGGGCGGCGACGGGAGCATTACAACAACGGCTCCATGACCCGCCGTTGCGCCGGTTTGATCAAGCTGCTGCCAGAGGAACAACTGGATATTCATCCAGCGGATGCTGCCCGGCTCGGTATCAGCGACGGCCAGCAGGTATGGGTGCGCTCCCGGCGGGCCGAGCTGGAGATCACAGCCTGCGTGACCGAGCGCTGTCGGCCCGGTTCGGTATTCATGGCCTTTCACCATGAGGAGCCGTTGACCAACCTGCTTACCAGTCCGGGCCTGGATGAAATCGCCCTGACCCCGGAGTACAAGGCCTGTGCGGTCAGTATTAGCCCCGTAACTCCTCCGGGTGACGGGGCATAA
- a CDS encoding DOMON-like domain-containing protein: MEELKRTTHFVLHPFQVQNFTNQLQLSGILARSATGLQLAYELRGSVDKVLLPPPEAAPQRRDGLWQASCFELFIGKKGSPQYWEINLSPSGDWQVYAFTGYRQGMGEETAITALPLNQQRHPTQSTSYRLTLDLPLERLIAPDQPIEVAVTAILQGQNGQQAFYALSHCGPQPDFHLRASFLLQL; the protein is encoded by the coding sequence ATGGAAGAATTGAAACGTACTACCCATTTTGTTCTGCATCCTTTTCAGGTGCAGAATTTCACCAACCAGCTCCAGCTTTCCGGGATCCTTGCCCGCAGCGCAACCGGTCTTCAGCTTGCTTATGAACTGAGAGGGAGCGTGGACAAGGTCCTGCTTCCTCCCCCTGAGGCAGCTCCCCAGCGCCGGGACGGGCTCTGGCAGGCAAGCTGCTTTGAGCTCTTTATCGGAAAAAAGGGCTCGCCACAGTACTGGGAGATCAACCTCTCGCCCTCAGGGGATTGGCAGGTCTATGCCTTTACCGGCTATCGGCAGGGGATGGGTGAGGAGACCGCCATCACCGCCTTGCCCTTGAATCAGCAGCGTCACCCCACACAATCCACATCCTATCGGCTTACCCTGGACCTTCCCCTGGAACGACTGATTGCCCCGGATCAGCCTATTGAGGTGGCGGTTACTGCCATTCTTCAGGGGCAGAATGGCCAGCAAGCCTTTTATGCCCTGAGCCATTGCGGCCCCCAGCCTGATTTTCACCTGCGGGCGAGTTTTCTCCTCCAGCTCTAA
- a CDS encoding SUMF1/EgtB/PvdO family nonheme iron enzyme has protein sequence MLVRFLYILLVLSIALPVQAASPYGRFHALVIGNENYRHLKTLNTPIEDAEAVAELLQDQYGFDVELLPDATWKQTMRAISGLRVTANQESDNLLIYYAGHGYLNKKTGVEYWQPVDAERDNDIYWIPTSRITSMLKEIRAKHVLVVADSCYSGSLLTRDSGAKLPDGSGLDELLRRMQERRSRTALTSGGEEPVWDAGGGNHSVFAKAFLDALRENRKILDGYTIFDRIRRPVALNAPQTPQYGDIRMTGHEWGDFLLVPKELQNIEIPDFVASLAGFATRDNSRQNKEPQQGDPFIDPTTGMELVYIPKGCFQMGQTVEGKQQIIAEAGQETYDSYYEDELPRHKVCVDGFWMGKYEMTQGQWKQIMGKNPAKFKKGDKYPVEQVSWEDVQKFIGELNKRAGKKYRLPTEAEWEYAARAGTTTVRHWGNDISCDKAMYDNYSETDNCAEYVRKRGFQNGSTAPVGKYPENDFHLHDMLGNVWEWCADWYDEKYYAECKKHGVTNNPVGPSSGSDRVIRGGSWSNDPRLVRSANRLRNTPGYRYFSLGFRLALPDQ, from the coding sequence ATGCTGGTAAGGTTTCTGTATATTCTGCTCGTTCTGTCAATTGCGCTTCCGGTGCAGGCCGCTTCTCCCTATGGTCGTTTTCACGCCTTGGTGATTGGTAATGAAAACTACAGACATCTCAAGACGCTGAATACTCCTATAGAGGATGCCGAGGCGGTGGCCGAGCTGTTACAAGATCAGTACGGATTTGACGTTGAGTTATTGCCGGATGCTACGTGGAAGCAGACTATGAGAGCGATCTCCGGGTTGCGGGTAACAGCAAATCAAGAGTCGGATAATCTGCTGATTTACTATGCCGGTCATGGGTATCTCAACAAAAAGACAGGGGTTGAATATTGGCAGCCAGTCGATGCTGAGAGAGATAATGATATCTACTGGATTCCGACATCAAGAATTACCAGTATGCTGAAAGAGATTCGGGCTAAACATGTGTTGGTGGTGGCTGATTCCTGCTATTCCGGCAGCCTGCTGACACGGGATTCCGGGGCGAAACTGCCGGACGGGTCAGGACTGGATGAACTGCTCCGGCGGATGCAGGAGAGACGTTCCCGCACCGCCCTGACCTCGGGCGGTGAAGAGCCGGTGTGGGATGCTGGCGGAGGAAATCATTCGGTGTTTGCCAAGGCGTTTCTTGATGCTTTGCGGGAGAATCGAAAAATTCTGGACGGATATACCATCTTTGATCGGATCAGACGACCGGTCGCTTTGAATGCTCCGCAGACACCTCAGTACGGGGATATTCGGATGACAGGCCATGAGTGGGGTGATTTTTTGTTGGTGCCCAAGGAGTTGCAGAATATAGAGATTCCTGATTTTGTCGCGTCGCTTGCTGGTTTTGCCACCAGAGATAATTCTCGGCAGAACAAAGAACCTCAACAGGGCGATCCTTTCATCGACCCAACCACCGGCATGGAGTTGGTATATATCCCCAAGGGATGTTTTCAGATGGGGCAGACAGTTGAGGGAAAACAACAAATTATTGCCGAGGCTGGACAGGAGACTTACGACTCATACTATGAGGACGAACTTCCCCGGCATAAGGTGTGCGTGGATGGCTTCTGGATGGGAAAGTACGAAATGACCCAGGGGCAATGGAAGCAGATTATGGGCAAAAATCCGGCCAAATTTAAAAAGGGTGACAAGTATCCGGTGGAGCAGGTATCTTGGGAGGATGTGCAGAAGTTCATTGGTGAGCTAAATAAGAGAGCTGGTAAGAAATACCGTTTGCCCACTGAGGCGGAATGGGAGTATGCGGCTAGGGCCGGGACAACGACGGTACGGCATTGGGGGAATGATATTTCCTGTGATAAGGCGATGTATGACAACTATTCAGAAACGGATAACTGTGCCGAGTATGTCAGAAAACGAGGATTTCAGAATGGTTCCACCGCGCCAGTAGGAAAATATCCCGAGAATGATTTTCACCTGCATGATATGTTGGGGAATGTCTGGGAATGGTGTGCGGACTGGTATGACGAGAAATATTATGCTGAATGTAAGAAGCACGGTGTTACGAATAATCCGGTGGGCCCTTCGTCAGGCTCCGACCGCGTGATTCGCGGCGGCAGCTGGAGCAATGACCCGAGGCTCGTGCGTTCGGCGAATCGCCTCAGGAACACGCCTGGCTATCGCTACTTCAGCTTGGGCTTTCGGCTTGCTCTCCCAGATCAGTAA
- a CDS encoding HRDC domain-containing protein, whose product MNLFLRSHKVLTVHQEFVADGINSAWHFAVEFLVGQANEKSGSGDGRKRIDYRESLDPESFSLYARLRDWRKQVAEQEAVPLYTIFTNKQLACIAEERIQSKEGLRKIEGVGAARIDKYGAALIELVVTAHEKNDEAPEQPLSTDH is encoded by the coding sequence TTGAACCTGTTCCTTCGCTCTCATAAAGTTCTGACCGTCCATCAAGAGTTTGTCGCCGACGGCATCAATTCGGCTTGGCATTTTGCCGTCGAATTTCTCGTAGGCCAAGCCAATGAAAAGAGTGGTTCCGGCGACGGGCGCAAAAGAATTGACTATCGGGAATCCCTTGATCCAGAATCCTTCTCCCTATATGCCCGTCTGCGAGACTGGCGTAAGCAGGTTGCTGAACAGGAGGCCGTGCCCTTGTACACCATCTTCACTAACAAACAGCTGGCATGCATAGCCGAGGAGCGTATACAGAGTAAGGAAGGCTTGCGGAAGATTGAAGGTGTCGGCGCGGCCAGAATAGATAAATATGGGGCGGCTCTCATTGAACTTGTTGTAACAGCTCACGAAAAAAACGATGAAGCGCCTGAACAACCTCTATCCACAGATCACTGA
- a CDS encoding RNA-directed DNA polymerase: MKRLNNLYPQITDPDNLRLAFCKAARGKQDRAEAVRFRADFERNIQKLHRQLLLEEPDIGHYRFFTVCDPKPRRICAASFPERVLHHAIMNVCEPALNAYHIYDTYACLPGRGQYKALDRAVKFSGSSSWYLQLDIRHYFDSIDHRIMLDLLKRRFKDKQLLNLFAQLLDSFHSRPGKGLPIGNLISQHLANYYLGIFDHWIKEERRYKKYLRYMDDFVLFGQSKEKLRQELCRIEEYLERTLQLQLRQPIKLNRCRLGVTFLGYRVFPSGLRLSAQSKKRFIRKLKQYEEMYQLGIWGEDTLSRHVEPLIEFTRHAKADGFRRTVLERYGGCPEAPTA; the protein is encoded by the coding sequence ATGAAGCGCCTGAACAACCTCTATCCACAGATCACTGATCCAGATAATCTCCGTCTGGCCTTTTGTAAGGCTGCACGAGGTAAACAGGACAGAGCCGAGGCTGTCAGATTTCGTGCGGATTTTGAACGGAATATTCAAAAATTGCACAGACAGCTCCTGCTTGAGGAACCGGATATCGGCCATTATCGTTTTTTCACCGTTTGTGATCCTAAACCACGCCGTATCTGTGCGGCTTCGTTCCCGGAGCGGGTGCTGCATCATGCGATTATGAACGTCTGCGAACCGGCCCTGAACGCCTATCACATTTATGATACTTATGCCTGCCTGCCCGGTAGAGGCCAGTATAAGGCCCTGGATCGTGCGGTTAAATTTTCAGGTTCATCGTCCTGGTATTTACAACTTGATATCAGACACTATTTTGATTCCATTGATCATCGCATCATGCTTGATCTGCTGAAGAGAAGATTCAAGGACAAGCAGCTGCTCAACCTTTTTGCCCAACTGCTGGACAGCTTTCACAGTCGGCCCGGCAAAGGTCTGCCCATTGGCAACCTGATTTCCCAGCATCTTGCCAATTACTACCTCGGTATATTTGACCATTGGATTAAGGAGGAGCGGCGTTATAAAAAATATTTGCGTTACATGGACGATTTCGTTCTGTTTGGTCAAAGTAAGGAAAAATTACGTCAGGAGCTTTGCCGGATTGAAGAATATCTTGAGAGAACCCTGCAATTACAGTTGCGGCAACCGATAAAGCTTAATCGTTGCCGCCTTGGAGTGACCTTTCTCGGTTATCGCGTTTTTCCAAGCGGGCTACGCCTGTCGGCCCAGAGTAAAAAACGCTTCATACGTAAACTGAAACAGTATGAGGAAATGTATCAGCTCGGTATATGGGGTGAAGATACTCTAAGCAGACATGTTGAACCGCTGATAGAATTTACCAGACACGCCAAGGCAGATGGTTTTCGCCGAACTGTGCTGGAACGATACGGGGGCTGTCCTGAGGCTCCAACCGCGTGA
- a CDS encoding TIGR00266 family protein, which produces MSGRQAHEIDYEIFGHEMQFVEIELDPQESVVAEAGSMMYMSDFIKMDTVFGDGSASSQQGGFFDKMLGAGKRLITGEGLFITMFTFQGQGKGKVAFASPYPGKIIPLDLSQYGNRIICQKDAFLCAAKGVAIGIAFQKRIGTALFGGEGFIMQQLDGDGLCFVHAGGTIVERQLQAGETLRVDTGCLVALTQSVDYDIEYVGNVKSAVFGGEGFFFASLRGPGHVWLQSLPFSRLAGKIWAAAPQAGGKGVGEGSVLGNISTLFEQ; this is translated from the coding sequence ATGTCCGGGAGGCAGGCCCACGAGATCGACTATGAGATCTTTGGCCACGAGATGCAGTTTGTCGAGATCGAGCTTGACCCCCAGGAGAGCGTGGTGGCCGAGGCAGGCAGCATGATGTACATGAGCGATTTTATTAAAATGGACACCGTCTTTGGTGACGGCTCTGCCTCGTCTCAGCAGGGAGGTTTCTTTGACAAGATGCTCGGAGCAGGTAAACGCCTGATCACCGGTGAGGGGCTGTTCATCACCATGTTCACCTTTCAGGGCCAGGGCAAGGGTAAGGTCGCCTTTGCCTCCCCCTATCCGGGCAAGATTATTCCCCTGGATCTCAGTCAATACGGCAACCGAATTATCTGCCAGAAGGACGCCTTTCTCTGTGCTGCCAAGGGGGTGGCCATAGGGATCGCTTTTCAGAAGCGGATCGGCACGGCCCTGTTTGGTGGTGAAGGGTTCATCATGCAGCAGCTGGACGGTGATGGTCTCTGCTTTGTCCATGCTGGCGGCACCATTGTTGAGCGGCAGCTCCAGGCCGGAGAGACCCTGCGGGTGGATACCGGCTGTCTGGTGGCCCTGACCCAGAGCGTGGATTATGATATTGAGTATGTGGGCAATGTGAAATCAGCGGTGTTTGGCGGCGAGGGGTTCTTCTTTGCCTCCCTGCGCGGGCCCGGCCATGTCTGGTTGCAGTCCCTCCCCTTTTCCCGCCTGGCCGGGAAGATCTGGGCGGCGGCGCCTCAGGCTGGAGGAAAGGGGGTAGGTGAAGGCTCTGTGTTGGGGAATATCTCCACCTTGTTTGAGCAGTAA
- a CDS encoding FAD-linked oxidase C-terminal domain-containing protein, producing MYAEFFFCPEKRWLLDRISIIVANMEKKIIKKLQEAMGQVNLLTSLEERSCYSYDASGQNFMPEAVALPETREQVAALLRLANEHRFPVIPRGAGSGTTGGALPVQGGLVIGFSRMKRIVEIDPENMIAVVEPGVITGELQAALKKQGLMYPPDPASLRFCSIGGNAGECAGGPSAVKYGVTRDYIIGLEVVLASGEIMRTGVRTEKGVVGYDLTRLFIGSEGTLALFTQLILRLLPLAQAKTTFLLSFSSLAQATGLVAKILTAGFMPCTLEYMDQTAVQVVGDQLDRLTPPLPEESKALLLVEFDGNEGEVARQGKLFAEFVHQQEEGCALRQAKTEEETQELWLARRSIAPACLSLRPHKIAEDVVVPRSRIPDLVQLTEQLAQELDLIILTFGHAGDGNIHVNIMVDKQNQEEYTNGLQAKEWLFERVLALGGTLSGEHGVGITKSLFLAQELDSTALAVMQNIKALFDPYNILNPGKIFPG from the coding sequence TTGTACGCTGAATTTTTTTTCTGCCCGGAAAAGCGCTGGCTCTTGGACAGAATATCCATTATTGTTGCAAATATGGAGAAAAAAATCATAAAAAAATTGCAAGAGGCCATGGGGCAGGTTAATCTGCTCACCTCCCTTGAGGAACGCTCTTGTTATAGCTATGATGCCTCAGGGCAAAATTTTATGCCCGAGGCAGTGGCCTTGCCTGAAACAAGGGAGCAGGTTGCGGCTCTGTTGCGGCTCGCCAATGAACATCGCTTCCCGGTGATTCCCCGTGGGGCAGGGAGCGGCACCACCGGTGGTGCCCTGCCTGTGCAGGGGGGGCTGGTTATCGGCTTTAGTCGGATGAAGCGGATCGTGGAGATTGATCCGGAGAACATGATCGCCGTGGTGGAACCAGGGGTTATTACCGGCGAGCTCCAGGCAGCCTTGAAAAAACAGGGCCTGATGTATCCACCTGATCCGGCCAGCCTCAGGTTTTGCTCCATCGGCGGCAATGCCGGAGAATGCGCTGGCGGCCCCAGCGCGGTGAAGTACGGGGTGACCCGCGATTACATCATCGGCCTGGAGGTGGTACTGGCCAGCGGGGAAATCATGCGGACCGGGGTGCGCACGGAAAAAGGGGTGGTGGGCTACGACCTGACCCGGCTCTTCATCGGCTCCGAAGGCACCCTGGCCCTTTTTACCCAGTTGATTCTCCGTCTTCTCCCCCTTGCCCAGGCCAAGACGACCTTTCTCCTCAGTTTTTCCTCTCTGGCCCAGGCCACGGGCCTGGTTGCCAAGATCCTCACGGCCGGGTTCATGCCCTGCACCCTGGAGTACATGGATCAGACCGCGGTGCAGGTGGTTGGTGATCAATTAGATCGATTAACTCCGCCTCTGCCCGAGGAAAGCAAGGCCCTCTTGCTGGTGGAGTTTGACGGCAATGAAGGAGAGGTCGCACGCCAAGGGAAACTTTTTGCGGAGTTTGTTCATCAGCAGGAAGAAGGGTGCGCATTACGTCAGGCAAAAACAGAAGAGGAGACTCAGGAACTGTGGTTGGCCCGGCGCTCCATTGCCCCGGCCTGTTTATCCCTGCGTCCCCATAAAATTGCCGAGGATGTGGTGGTGCCCCGTTCGCGGATACCGGACCTGGTCCAGTTGACCGAGCAGTTGGCCCAGGAGCTGGATCTTATTATCCTGACCTTTGGCCATGCCGGTGACGGGAATATCCATGTGAACATTATGGTGGATAAACAGAACCAAGAAGAATATACCAACGGGCTCCAGGCCAAGGAATGGCTCTTTGAGCGGGTGCTTGCCCTGGGGGGCACCCTCTCGGGCGAACACGGGGTAGGGATCACCAAGTCGCTCTTTCTTGCCCAGGAGCTGGATAGTACGGCCCTTGCTGTGATGCAGAACATCAAGGCTCTGTTTGATCCCTATAATATTTTGAATCCAGGGAAGATCTTTCCTGGATGA